The genomic interval GGACCTCGACGAGAACACTGGTGAGGTAGCGAACGAGGGGTAGTCGCCGGTAGACTCACCTCGGGACCGGTCGAAACGTCGGGGATGACGCACATCGCCGTCGAGATCGGGACGCCGGACGAGCGGGAGGCCGAAGACATCTCCATGGCACTGGTCGAAGAGCGCCTCGTCGCCGGGACGCGGCTCACGAGCGGCCCCAGCCACTACCACTGGGAGGGCGCCGTCTACGACGAGGAGTACTGCTCGATAACGGCGTTCACGCTCGAAGAGCACTTCGAGGCGCTCTGCGAGGTGGTTCGAGACCTCCACAGCGACGACCTGCCCGGTATCACGTACACCGACATCGACGGCACCGACGAGTTCCTGCAGTGGATAACCGACGAGACCCGCTAGCTCTTCGCTGCCGCCGAAGCCCTCCTCACGGTTCGCTATTGCTCACCGTCTGGGTGTACGGGGCTCTCCCTACTCCTCACGGCTCGCTGACGCTCCCCGTTCGGATTTCGGAGGTTCTCGCGCTCTCCGAGCGTCACCGGCGACTCCGTCGCCGGTTTTCAGCGAGAGCTGCGGTCTCGCACGGCTCCGAACCTCCCTACTCCTCGAACGTGAACGTCCCGTCGCGCTGGACGACCTCGCCGTCCACCTCGATGTACGAGTCCTCGCTCATGTCGACGATCATGTCCACGTGGACGGCCGACTCGTTGG from Halomarina salina carries:
- the cutA gene encoding divalent-cation tolerance protein CutA; translation: MTHIAVEIGTPDEREAEDISMALVEERLVAGTRLTSGPSHYHWEGAVYDEEYCSITAFTLEEHFEALCEVVRDLHSDDLPGITYTDIDGTDEFLQWITDETR